Proteins encoded by one window of Superficieibacter sp. HKU1:
- the ycgZ gene encoding regulatory protein YcgZ, translated as MQQNGYIPDTANAIARYFNKAALPTQQETLGEIVREILTDGRSLNRKAICTKLLKRLETASGPEEESHYHRLIGLLFDR; from the coding sequence ATGCAGCAGAATGGTTACATTCCCGATACCGCTAATGCCATTGCCCGTTATTTCAATAAAGCGGCCCTGCCTACCCAGCAGGAAACCCTGGGTGAAATTGTACGGGAAATACTCACTGACGGACGCAGTCTGAACCGTAAGGCGATCTGTACAAAATTGCTTAAACGGCTGGAAACCGCTTCCGGTCCTGAAGAAGAAAGCCATTACCACAGGCTAATTGGTCTGCTGTTTGACCGCTGA
- the terD gene encoding tellurium resistance membrane protein TerD encodes MSVSLSKGGNVSLSKAAPAMKNVLIGLGWDARSTDGQDFDLDASAFLLGQNGKVRGDADFIFYNNLKSADGSVTHTGDNRTGEGDGDDESLIVKLDTVPADVDKIIFVVTIHDAQARHQSFGQVSGAFIRLVNNDNQTEVARYDLTEDASTETAMLFGELYRHNGEWKFRAVGQGYAGGLASVCAQYGINAS; translated from the coding sequence ATGAGCGTTTCTCTTTCTAAAGGCGGCAACGTATCGTTAAGCAAAGCTGCACCGGCAATGAAAAATGTTCTGATCGGTCTCGGCTGGGATGCTCGCTCTACTGATGGTCAGGACTTTGACCTCGATGCGTCTGCATTCCTGCTTGGTCAAAACGGCAAAGTTCGCGGTGACGCTGACTTCATTTTCTATAACAATCTGAAGTCTGCCGACGGTTCAGTGACCCATACCGGTGATAACCGTACCGGCGAAGGCGATGGTGATGATGAGTCGCTGATCGTGAAGCTGGATACCGTGCCGGCAGACGTTGATAAAATTATCTTCGTTGTCACTATCCATGATGCGCAGGCTCGCCATCAGAGTTTTGGCCAGGTTTCCGGCGCATTCATTCGTCTGGTTAATAATGACAACCAGACTGAAGTGGCGCGTTACGACCTGACTGAAGACGCGTCTACGGAAACAGCGATGCTCTTTGGTGAGCTGTATCGTCACAACGGTGAGTGGAAATTCCGTGCCGTCGGCCAGGGTTATGCTGGCGGTCTGGCATCAGTATGTGCTCAGTACGGCATCAACGCGTCCTGA
- a CDS encoding MerR family transcriptional regulator, whose amino-acid sequence MAFYSIGDVAERCGINPVTLRAWQRRYGLLKPQRSTGGHRQFDEDDIQRIEEIKRWVDSGVPVGKVKLLLEGELVAAHDGWASLQEEMMSILRHVHPVSLRAKIVEIGRKHSAENLIDNVFVPVRQKLSLDQHTARTMCSLLDGMLIDYAVSCLSEARKKEGKEALLIGWGSDDHTRLWLEAWRLSQRGWHITVLAEPLDAPRPELFPGQQIFLWTGKALSRRQHEQLAHWQEQGFAITYHGV is encoded by the coding sequence ATGGCTTTTTATAGCATTGGTGATGTAGCTGAACGATGTGGGATCAACCCCGTGACATTGCGGGCGTGGCAGCGGCGTTACGGTCTCCTTAAACCTCAACGTAGCACAGGCGGGCATCGTCAGTTCGATGAAGACGATATTCAGCGTATTGAAGAAATTAAACGCTGGGTAGACAGTGGTGTGCCCGTAGGCAAGGTGAAGTTGCTGCTTGAAGGAGAATTGGTTGCTGCCCATGATGGATGGGCATCGCTTCAGGAAGAGATGATGAGCATTTTGCGGCATGTTCATCCCGTTAGTCTTCGCGCAAAAATAGTGGAAATAGGGCGCAAGCATTCAGCAGAAAACCTTATCGACAACGTTTTTGTACCCGTGCGTCAGAAACTGAGTCTCGACCAACATACAGCCCGTACCATGTGCAGTTTACTGGATGGAATGTTGATAGATTATGCGGTTTCATGCCTTTCTGAAGCGCGAAAGAAAGAGGGCAAAGAGGCATTATTGATTGGGTGGGGAAGCGATGACCATACCCGATTATGGCTTGAGGCGTGGCGACTTTCGCAGCGCGGCTGGCATATTACCGTACTGGCGGAACCGCTGGATGCACCGAGGCCGGAACTCTTCCCCGGACAGCAAATTTTTTTATGGACAGGCAAAGCGTTGTCACGACGACAACATGAGCAGTTAGCTCACTGGCAGGAGCAGGGCTTTGCCATTACTTATCATGGCGTATAA
- a CDS encoding glycoside hydrolase family 10 protein: MAAHCLKVPFVKRLSALACCALFLASCSSKTPKSVVTPLPPVAKQPLPGASQQDQEPVRGVWLATVSRLDWPPVNSINASSAESRNRQQQKALTDKLDELKSLGVNTVFFQVKPDGTALWPSRILPWSDMLTGKTGQDPGYDPLQFMLDEAHKRGIKVHAWFNPYRVSVNLKPGTEAELNRTLSLHPASVFVLHRDWVRTSGDRYVLDPGIPEVRDWITSIVAEVVARYPVDGVQFDDYFYTESPGAKLNDSETFRKYGQGFASKADWRRNNTEQLIEQVSRAIKQLKPEVEFGVSPAGVWRNRSFDPAGSDTRGAAAYDESYADTRCWVQKGLLDYIAPQLYWPFSRSAARYDVLANWWANVVKPTNTRLYIGIALYKVGEPSKKEPDWMIDGGVPELKKQLDLNEANPHINGTILFRESYLHQPQTQKAVSYLRSRWAQQ; encoded by the coding sequence ATGGCCGCCCATTGCCTTAAGGTTCCTTTCGTTAAACGGTTAAGCGCGCTGGCTTGCTGCGCCCTTTTCCTTGCCAGTTGTTCATCTAAAACGCCAAAATCTGTCGTGACTCCCCTTCCCCCGGTAGCGAAGCAGCCGCTGCCCGGCGCATCGCAACAGGATCAGGAGCCCGTACGCGGAGTCTGGCTGGCAACGGTCTCTCGTCTCGACTGGCCCCCGGTAAACTCCATCAATGCCAGCAGCGCTGAGAGCCGCAACCGGCAACAGCAGAAAGCGTTGACCGATAAGCTGGACGAGCTTAAAAGTCTCGGGGTAAATACCGTTTTCTTTCAGGTGAAGCCGGATGGTACTGCGCTCTGGCCATCTAGAATATTGCCCTGGTCTGATATGCTCACCGGTAAGACAGGTCAGGATCCTGGCTACGATCCGCTCCAGTTTATGCTGGATGAAGCCCATAAACGTGGAATCAAAGTGCATGCCTGGTTCAATCCCTATCGTGTCTCGGTAAATCTCAAGCCGGGTACCGAAGCTGAACTCAACCGAACCTTATCCCTGCATCCGGCCAGTGTTTTTGTTCTGCATCGCGACTGGGTCCGCACCTCAGGCGATCGCTATGTGCTTGATCCAGGCATCCCCGAAGTGCGGGACTGGATAACCAGCATCGTGGCGGAAGTAGTAGCTCGATATCCGGTCGATGGCGTTCAGTTTGATGATTATTTCTATACTGAATCTCCCGGCGCAAAGCTTAACGACAGTGAAACGTTCCGTAAATACGGTCAGGGGTTCGCGTCGAAAGCTGACTGGCGGCGGAATAATACCGAACAGTTGATTGAACAGGTTTCACGCGCGATCAAACAACTGAAGCCCGAGGTTGAGTTTGGCGTCAGTCCCGCTGGCGTCTGGCGTAATCGATCTTTTGATCCGGCAGGCTCTGATACCCGTGGCGCGGCCGCCTATGATGAATCGTACGCCGACACCCGGTGCTGGGTTCAGAAGGGATTGCTTGATTACATTGCCCCCCAACTATACTGGCCCTTCTCCCGCAGCGCGGCGCGTTATGACGTACTGGCCAACTGGTGGGCAAACGTGGTGAAACCCACTAATACGCGACTGTATATCGGTATTGCATTGTACAAAGTTGGCGAACCATCCAAAAAAGAACCTGACTGGATGATTGACGGTGGCGTTCCGGAGTTGAAGAAACAGCTAGATTTGAACGAGGCCAATCCGCACATTAACGGTACGATTTTATTCCGCGAAAGCTATCTACATCAGCCGCAAACGCAGAAAGCTGTCTCTTATCTGAGGAGCCGCTGGGCACAGCAATAG
- a CDS encoding diguanylate phosphodiesterase has protein sequence MLTTIIYRSHFCDNVPYKALEEMVTAANEKNSHGGVTGILLFNGTHFFQLLEGPQESVTTIYRHICEDDRHYNVVELLRDYSPSRRFGKAGMELFDLREHDRDEVLQVVLDKGTSKYQLIYDDRALQFFRTFVEAREKENYFEIPAGDSWDFISDGNTVLPQDSKRDLTADCSFAFQPTIDPLAQEIVSLEALLRTTDGASPQAFFGSLSGDALYQADLHSKKVAFEMAAALNLGEQTLTVNLQPMTLVNVPDAVRFLLTEIEVNGLVPEQIIVDFTESEIISRLDEFTDAVRQLKAAGIRVAIDHFGAGFAGLSLLAQFQPDRIKINRDLIKDVHKSGPRQAIIQAIIKCCTSLEISITAVGVEKAEEWMWLESAGISMFQGHLFAKPALGAIPAVFWPEKKSNF, from the coding sequence ATGCTTACCACTATCATTTACCGCAGCCATTTCTGCGACAACGTCCCTTATAAAGCGCTGGAGGAGATGGTTACAGCGGCAAACGAAAAGAACAGCCATGGAGGCGTCACCGGTATTCTGTTGTTTAATGGCACCCACTTTTTCCAGCTGCTTGAAGGCCCTCAGGAAAGCGTTACCACTATTTATCGTCACATTTGTGAAGACGATCGCCATTACAACGTCGTTGAGCTTCTGCGTGACTACTCGCCCTCACGCCGTTTTGGTAAGGCCGGAATGGAACTCTTTGATTTACGCGAACATGACAGGGATGAAGTGCTTCAGGTCGTGCTTGATAAAGGGACGTCTAAATATCAGTTAATTTATGATGACCGCGCGCTGCAGTTCTTCCGTACCTTCGTTGAGGCGCGGGAAAAAGAGAACTATTTCGAGATCCCCGCCGGGGATTCATGGGACTTTATCTCCGATGGCAATACTGTACTGCCGCAAGATTCGAAGCGTGATTTAACCGCGGATTGCAGTTTCGCTTTCCAGCCGACCATCGATCCGCTTGCCCAGGAAATTGTCTCGCTTGAAGCCTTGCTGCGTACCACTGACGGCGCTTCTCCGCAGGCTTTTTTTGGTTCTCTGAGCGGCGATGCGCTCTATCAGGCAGACCTTCATAGTAAAAAAGTGGCTTTCGAAATGGCTGCAGCGCTGAATCTCGGAGAGCAGACCCTGACGGTCAATCTACAGCCGATGACGCTGGTAAATGTTCCCGACGCGGTGCGCTTTTTGCTGACGGAAATTGAAGTCAATGGACTGGTTCCGGAACAGATCATTGTAGATTTCACTGAAAGCGAAATTATTTCGCGCCTTGATGAGTTCACTGATGCGGTAAGGCAGTTAAAAGCTGCCGGTATCCGGGTTGCTATCGATCACTTTGGTGCCGGTTTTGCCGGACTTTCACTTCTTGCCCAGTTCCAGCCGGATCGCATCAAAATAAATCGCGATCTGATCAAGGATGTGCATAAAAGTGGTCCGCGCCAGGCAATTATTCAGGCCATCATCAAATGCTGTACATCGCTTGAAATCTCCATCACCGCCGTAGGCGTCGAGAAAGCAGAAGAGTGGATGTGGCTTGAGTCCGCCGGAATTTCGATGTTCCAGGGACATCTTTTTGCTAAACCGGCGTTAGGGGCTATTCCCGCGGTGTTCTGGCCAGAGAAGAAAAGCAACTTTTAA
- a CDS encoding RNA polymerase sigma factor, whose translation MKNESILVSALNACRSRLKAFIRGRMAVRDEADDVLQEVTYQLMKIEQPVENIAAWLFRAARNEMTDRSRKKRELSLSDLDSDADFSESELEATLFGVPQTPEEDYLSALFWDELEEALAELPPTQREAFVKTELQGYSVKQLAEETGLSAQTLLSRKHKAVLYLRVRLHSLYDQLIER comes from the coding sequence ATGAAGAACGAGTCAATACTGGTATCGGCGCTAAACGCTTGTCGATCCCGACTGAAAGCCTTTATTCGCGGCCGCATGGCGGTACGCGATGAGGCAGACGATGTTCTGCAGGAAGTCACTTATCAGTTAATGAAAATTGAACAGCCGGTGGAAAACATTGCTGCCTGGCTGTTCCGTGCAGCGCGTAATGAAATGACGGATCGGTCACGTAAAAAACGTGAACTGTCATTGTCCGATCTTGATAGCGACGCTGATTTTTCGGAGAGTGAGCTTGAAGCCACTTTATTTGGTGTACCGCAGACACCTGAGGAAGACTATTTAAGCGCGCTGTTTTGGGATGAACTGGAGGAGGCGCTCGCTGAACTGCCTCCCACACAGCGCGAGGCCTTTGTAAAAACGGAATTGCAGGGATATAGCGTTAAACAACTGGCTGAAGAAACCGGTCTGAGCGCTCAAACACTATTGTCACGTAAACATAAGGCTGTGCTGTATCTGCGGGTAAGATTACACAGCCTCTATGATCAGCTGATTGAACGTTGA
- a CDS encoding HAD family hydrolase, which translates to METTHANVLSVFDFDGTLTRHDSFIPFLRYAFGNRFFIRNIARMTLPALRCMRRKLTRDELKEVLITTFLTDIDEKWLRAKAETFCELYWDRLMRSSGLLAVASERMSGAEVTLCSASPELVLQPFADKLGVKLIGTQLEIRDGKLTGRISGHNCRCIQKINRLESVYGSLADYHLRAWGDTRGDYELLTAARDAHWRHFHPAWKRRKSPLDMLKANQQNYNL; encoded by the coding sequence ATGGAAACCACACACGCAAACGTTCTGTCCGTCTTCGATTTTGATGGAACCCTCACGCGTCATGACAGCTTCATCCCGTTTCTGCGTTATGCTTTCGGCAATCGTTTTTTTATTCGTAATATCGCCAGGATGACCCTGCCTGCGCTGCGCTGTATGCGTCGCAAGCTAACCCGTGATGAACTGAAAGAAGTGCTGATTACCACCTTTCTGACCGATATTGATGAAAAATGGCTGCGCGCAAAAGCGGAAACGTTTTGCGAGCTGTACTGGGATCGGCTGATGCGCTCCAGTGGATTGCTGGCGGTGGCGTCAGAGCGGATGTCCGGTGCAGAAGTCACCTTATGCTCAGCATCCCCTGAGCTGGTGTTGCAACCCTTTGCAGATAAGCTCGGGGTAAAGCTGATCGGCACTCAACTTGAGATCCGGGATGGCAAGCTGACCGGTCGGATTAGCGGGCATAACTGCCGGTGCATTCAAAAAATTAACCGACTTGAAAGCGTTTATGGATCGCTGGCCGACTATCATCTGCGGGCATGGGGCGATACCCGCGGCGATTACGAACTCCTTACCGCCGCCAGGGATGCCCACTGGCGTCATTTCCACCCGGCATGGAAGCGCCGCAAATCGCCGCTCGATATGCTTAAAGCGAACCAGCAAAACTACAATTTATGA
- a CDS encoding VWA domain-containing protein, producing the protein MQLQAGQNTVITTSDLTLTLNYQGNASFRSDLDPSAFLLGENDRVAQDDDFIFFNNLQSVEGAIRMDLSPQRATFRVRLQDVPPRIHKIALTVVIDGDNTLEHLAQLSIAASELARFDVDVNGREEKALIVAEIYRYQGKWKLKAVGQGFNGGLEPLARHYGVDVASPAAESAPVKISLEKKLQEKAPRLVSLAKTATVSLTKHKLESVQARVAFVLDASGSMKGQFKKGNVQAVLDRIAVLAVQFDDDGAMDMWGFAQRHKKYPDVTLDNLDGYISRIQSASRSSMLEILPGLGGLNNEPPVMNEIVDFYRGTTLPVFVVFITDGGISKTREIKDVIRRSAESPIFWKFVGLGGSSYGILEKLDTFTERRVDNSNFFAIDDFAKMKDEQLYDLLLEEFRDWREQATSLRIL; encoded by the coding sequence ATGCAACTTCAGGCAGGACAAAATACGGTTATCACCACCTCAGATCTTACCCTTACGCTTAATTATCAGGGAAACGCTTCCTTTCGCAGCGACCTCGATCCCTCTGCCTTTTTGCTGGGAGAAAACGACAGGGTGGCGCAGGACGACGACTTTATCTTCTTTAATAATCTTCAATCGGTTGAAGGTGCGATTCGTATGGATCTCTCCCCGCAACGCGCCACTTTTCGTGTTCGTTTACAGGATGTACCGCCACGTATCCACAAGATTGCCCTGACAGTTGTCATTGACGGTGACAATACGCTGGAGCATCTGGCTCAGCTGTCAATTGCGGCGAGTGAACTGGCGCGATTTGACGTCGATGTTAACGGTCGTGAGGAGAAAGCGTTGATTGTGGCGGAGATTTATCGCTACCAGGGGAAATGGAAACTAAAAGCTGTCGGACAGGGCTTTAACGGGGGGCTGGAGCCGCTGGCGCGCCATTATGGGGTTGATGTCGCCTCTCCGGCAGCCGAATCAGCGCCGGTCAAAATCAGCCTGGAGAAAAAACTTCAGGAGAAAGCTCCGCGTCTGGTCAGTCTTGCTAAAACGGCCACGGTAAGTTTGACGAAGCATAAGCTGGAATCTGTTCAGGCCCGCGTGGCATTTGTTCTGGATGCCTCAGGCTCAATGAAAGGGCAGTTTAAAAAAGGCAATGTCCAGGCCGTTCTGGATCGTATTGCCGTTCTGGCCGTCCAGTTTGACGATGATGGCGCGATGGATATGTGGGGCTTTGCCCAGCGACATAAAAAATACCCGGACGTCACGCTTGATAATCTGGATGGCTATATCTCCCGCATTCAGAGTGCATCCCGCAGTTCCATGCTGGAAATTTTGCCCGGGCTGGGTGGCCTTAATAACGAGCCGCCGGTGATGAATGAGATTGTTGATTTCTACCGGGGAACGACGTTGCCAGTGTTTGTGGTGTTTATTACCGATGGCGGCATCAGTAAAACACGAGAAATTAAAGACGTGATCCGGCGTTCTGCAGAAAGTCCGATCTTCTGGAAGTTTGTTGGCCTCGGCGGTTCAAGTTACGGTATTCTCGAAAAACTGGATACCTTTACCGAACGGCGGGTGGATAACAGTAATTTCTTTGCGATTGATGATTTTGCAAAAATGAAGGATGAGCAGTTGTACGATTTACTGCTTGAAGAGTTCAGGGACTGGCGCGAGCAGGCTACATCATTACGTATTCTGTAA
- a CDS encoding tellurite resistance TerB family protein — MSFFNKVKGAFNTSREELTKQVSRFKNKKFMQGTVAVCARIAVASDGVSAEEKQKMIGFLRSSDELKVFDTNEVIEFFNKLISSFDFDMEIGKGETMKYILALKDQPEAAQLAIRVGIAVGKSDGNFDRDEQIAVREIAIALGFEPAEFGL, encoded by the coding sequence ATGAGTTTTTTCAATAAAGTTAAAGGCGCATTTAATACCAGCCGTGAAGAACTGACAAAACAGGTCAGCCGGTTTAAAAACAAAAAATTCATGCAGGGGACTGTAGCAGTCTGTGCACGAATTGCGGTTGCCAGTGATGGCGTAAGTGCGGAAGAAAAGCAGAAGATGATCGGTTTCTTACGTTCATCGGATGAATTAAAAGTTTTTGATACCAATGAAGTTATCGAGTTTTTTAACAAGTTAATTTCTAGTTTTGACTTTGATATGGAAATCGGTAAAGGCGAAACAATGAAATACATTCTGGCTCTGAAGGATCAGCCTGAAGCCGCGCAACTGGCTATTCGGGTAGGTATTGCCGTAGGTAAGAGCGACGGTAATTTTGATCGTGATGAGCAGATAGCCGTTCGTGAAATTGCCATTGCGCTAGGCTTCGAGCCTGCCGAATTTGGCCTCTGA
- a CDS encoding TerD family protein, with protein sequence MAVSLVKGGNVSLTKEAPTMNIAMVGLGWDARVTDGQDFDLDASVFMVGEDGKVLSDSHFIFFNNKLSPCGAVEHQGDNRTGAGDGDDEQIKIELAKVDAGVKKLVFAVTIYDAEARKQNFGMVSNSFMRVYNNDNGTEIARFDLSEDASTETAMIFGELYRHGSEWKFKAVGQGFAGGLSALASQHGVNI encoded by the coding sequence ATGGCAGTTTCTCTCGTAAAAGGCGGTAACGTATCCCTTACTAAAGAAGCACCAACCATGAACATTGCCATGGTCGGTCTTGGATGGGATGCCCGCGTCACTGATGGTCAGGATTTTGACCTGGATGCCTCAGTGTTTATGGTTGGCGAAGATGGCAAAGTGCTGTCCGATAGCCATTTTATTTTCTTCAACAACAAACTGAGCCCGTGTGGCGCCGTTGAACACCAGGGCGACAACCGCACCGGTGCTGGCGACGGCGACGATGAGCAGATCAAAATCGAGCTGGCCAAAGTGGATGCTGGCGTCAAAAAACTGGTTTTTGCGGTTACCATTTATGACGCTGAAGCACGTAAACAAAACTTTGGCATGGTGAGCAACAGCTTCATGCGCGTCTACAACAACGACAACGGTACTGAAATTGCTCGCTTTGATCTGTCTGAAGATGCATCGACCGAAACCGCGATGATCTTCGGTGAACTCTACCGTCACGGTAGCGAATGGAAATTCAAAGCGGTAGGTCAGGGTTTTGCCGGTGGTCTGAGTGCGCTGGCGTCTCAGCACGGTGTGAACATCTAA
- a CDS encoding biofilm development regulator YmgB/AriR family protein, with translation MLQERESYDDLPSLALTQYFRTAGDRLVEESAMLGAAIRSIMDSQGELSNKAIIQKLISFLETNNDVVTGDIIRKTLEIIVDHTMDDL, from the coding sequence ATGTTGCAGGAAAGAGAAAGTTACGATGATTTGCCTTCCCTGGCGCTGACTCAGTATTTTCGTACTGCCGGTGACAGACTGGTGGAAGAATCCGCAATGCTGGGCGCGGCTATCAGAAGCATTATGGACTCGCAAGGCGAATTATCGAATAAAGCGATCATTCAAAAGCTGATCTCTTTTCTGGAAACCAATAATGATGTGGTGACCGGGGATATCATTCGCAAGACCCTGGAAATCATTGTCGATCATACGATGGACGACCTCTGA
- a CDS encoding TerC/Alx family metal homeostasis membrane protein: MVSTHIGFPAETVTVFIALSVGAIFIDLFMHRHDKPISLKSAALWSVFWVIVAMAFAGFLYVHHGAEVASLFVTGYALEKVLSVDNLFVMMAIFSWFAVPDRYRHRVLYWGIIGAIVFRGIFVAIGTGLLSLGPYVELIFAVVVAWTAVMMLKSGGDDEEVEDYSQHLAYRMVRRFFPIWPKLSGHAFLLTQKEVDTELAKPENKDIVVGRVKKAAFYATPLMLCVAVVELSDVMFAFDSVPAIIAVSREPLIVYSAMMFAILGLRTLYFVLEALKQYLTHLEKAVIVLLFFIAVKLGLNATDHIWHHGYSLSATTSLIVVLVVLAIGIVASVLFPEKADAE; the protein is encoded by the coding sequence ATGGTTTCTACACATATCGGATTTCCGGCTGAAACTGTCACTGTATTTATTGCATTGTCAGTCGGTGCCATCTTTATTGACCTATTCATGCATCGCCATGATAAGCCGATCTCGCTGAAAAGTGCGGCGTTATGGTCGGTATTCTGGGTCATTGTGGCGATGGCTTTTGCTGGTTTTCTGTACGTGCATCACGGTGCGGAAGTGGCGAGCCTGTTCGTGACCGGTTATGCACTGGAGAAAGTGCTTTCCGTCGATAACCTGTTTGTCATGATGGCGATCTTCTCGTGGTTCGCGGTACCGGATCGCTATCGTCACCGCGTGCTGTACTGGGGGATCATTGGTGCCATTGTCTTCAGGGGTATCTTTGTTGCTATCGGAACCGGCCTGCTTTCCCTCGGCCCATACGTCGAACTGATCTTCGCCGTTGTCGTGGCGTGGACCGCGGTCATGATGCTGAAAAGCGGTGGCGATGATGAAGAAGTTGAAGATTATTCACAGCACCTTGCCTACCGCATGGTCAGACGCTTCTTCCCCATCTGGCCAAAGCTTTCCGGTCACGCCTTTTTGCTGACGCAGAAAGAAGTCGATACTGAACTGGCAAAACCGGAGAACAAAGATATCGTCGTAGGACGGGTTAAAAAAGCGGCGTTTTATGCCACTCCGCTGATGCTCTGTGTCGCCGTTGTTGAGCTGTCTGACGTGATGTTCGCTTTTGACTCCGTCCCGGCGATCATCGCGGTCAGCCGTGAACCGCTGATTGTTTACAGTGCAATGATGTTTGCTATTTTGGGCCTGCGTACACTTTACTTTGTTCTTGAGGCGCTGAAACAGTATCTGACGCATCTGGAAAAAGCAGTTATCGTGCTGCTGTTCTTTATCGCGGTCAAACTGGGCCTTAATGCCACGGACCATATCTGGCATCATGGCTACAGTCTTTCTGCCACAACCAGCCTGATCGTGGTTCTGGTGGTACTGGCTATCGGGATCGTTGCCAGCGTGCTGTTCCCGGAAAAAGCGGATGCAGAGTAA